One window from the genome of Gimesia aquarii encodes:
- a CDS encoding CRTAC1 family protein: MNHSSLASPFQFTSIAKESGIDFIYYGNPSPQHYMVEQNGGGVAFFDFDCDGRLDIFFANGSHFDHPAEQAEEFHQLYRSAGLSSKKLDFDKVTAPAGLKKTGFGMGIACGDYDNDGFVDLYLCAYGKNSFWQNNGDGTFSDVTDQTKTGDEHWGTSAAFADLDGDGNLDLYVTNYVEYSRNDPPCYTTLNSQRLKISCGPIGRIAQPDVLYKNLGDGTFSDESAQSGITQPAAGKGLAVQIVDLDNDGLLDIFVANDTTDNFFFRNSGELHFEEQGLIQGVAVGDNGLPQSSMGIACADFNKNGHFDLFITNFENSPNDFYEQIEPGIFLASNSRLGLDTASRPMLAFGTVAADFNLDQWPDLFIANGHIWDLNRQKTEHEYEMTQQLYLNQSGTRFVDVSSNSGSYFKEKFLGRAVAVGDVDNDGDSDLVTSHEIKPAALLRNDSSRAGKSLRIKLIGVKEARQPLGITIKVFIDKDKQIFNVPAGGSFQSSNDPRVLVPIDKATSIDRITVSWPSGQNEHWKNIPVREELILVEGTAK, encoded by the coding sequence GTGAATCACTCTTCTTTAGCGAGTCCATTCCAGTTTACCTCCATCGCAAAAGAATCTGGTATCGATTTTATCTACTATGGTAACCCTAGTCCTCAACATTACATGGTCGAACAAAATGGAGGGGGAGTGGCCTTTTTTGATTTTGATTGTGATGGCCGACTTGACATTTTTTTTGCGAACGGTTCCCACTTCGATCACCCAGCAGAACAAGCTGAGGAATTCCATCAGCTTTATCGCTCAGCTGGTTTGTCTTCGAAGAAGCTTGATTTTGATAAGGTGACCGCTCCTGCAGGCTTAAAAAAAACGGGTTTTGGGATGGGTATTGCCTGCGGAGACTATGATAACGATGGTTTTGTTGATTTGTACCTGTGTGCTTACGGGAAAAATTCTTTCTGGCAGAATAACGGTGATGGGACATTTAGCGATGTGACTGACCAGACCAAAACAGGAGACGAGCACTGGGGAACCAGTGCCGCTTTTGCCGATCTCGACGGAGATGGTAATCTCGATTTATATGTCACAAATTACGTGGAATATTCACGGAATGACCCTCCATGTTATACCACACTTAACTCGCAACGGCTCAAAATCTCTTGTGGTCCTATTGGTAGAATCGCGCAGCCCGATGTACTCTATAAGAATTTAGGAGATGGAACTTTTTCAGATGAATCAGCGCAATCTGGTATTACTCAACCTGCTGCAGGGAAAGGATTGGCAGTACAAATTGTTGATCTTGATAATGATGGTTTATTAGACATTTTCGTAGCGAACGATACTACCGATAACTTTTTCTTTCGAAATTCAGGCGAACTCCATTTTGAAGAACAAGGGCTCATTCAAGGAGTAGCAGTCGGAGATAATGGATTACCTCAATCTTCAATGGGTATTGCCTGTGCTGACTTTAACAAGAATGGCCACTTCGATCTGTTCATTACAAATTTTGAAAATTCGCCAAATGATTTTTATGAGCAAATCGAACCTGGAATATTTCTAGCCAGTAACTCACGACTCGGATTAGATACGGCCTCCCGTCCCATGCTGGCGTTTGGAACAGTAGCCGCTGATTTTAATCTTGATCAATGGCCCGACCTGTTTATTGCCAATGGACATATTTGGGATCTGAATCGGCAAAAAACCGAGCATGAATATGAGATGACTCAGCAATTATATCTTAACCAGAGCGGAACACGGTTCGTTGATGTTTCAAGTAATTCAGGTTCCTATTTCAAGGAAAAATTTCTGGGACGAGCAGTAGCCGTTGGAGATGTAGATAATGATGGCGACTCCGATTTAGTCACTTCACACGAAATCAAACCAGCAGCTTTATTACGTAATGACAGTTCACGCGCAGGAAAAAGCCTAAGGATTAAACTTATCGGAGTGAAAGAAGCACGGCAACCTTTGGGAATTACGATTAAAGTATTCATTGACAAAGACAAGCAAATCTTTAATGTTCCCGCGGGAGGTAGTTTTCAATCATCTAATGACCCACGCGTATTAGTACCCATTGATAAAGCCACTTCTATTGATCGAATCACAGTTTCATGGCCCAGTGGTCAAAACGAACATTGGAAGAATATTCCAGTACGGGAAGAATTAATTCTCGTAGAAGGAACTGCAAAATAG